From Chromohalobacter canadensis, one genomic window encodes:
- a CDS encoding DUF1415 domain-containing protein yields MSERPLDADIIAMTRAWVANFVVAHDVCPFAGREVRRNSLRYVVANDDEPEHLLHTLIEECHRLDAEPAIETTLMILPEGLADFDDYLDLLGVAEALLEAEGYAGIYQLASFHPDYVFEGVAASDPANYTNRSPWPMWHLLRERSVEAAVANHSAPESIPEDNVATLREIGSAALAEQWAACRRVRASD; encoded by the coding sequence ATGTCCGAGCGTCCCCTGGATGCCGATATCATCGCCATGACCCGCGCCTGGGTGGCGAACTTCGTCGTGGCGCATGACGTTTGTCCCTTCGCCGGTCGCGAGGTACGCCGCAACAGCCTGCGTTATGTCGTGGCGAACGATGATGAACCCGAACATCTTCTGCATACCTTGATCGAGGAATGTCATCGTCTGGATGCCGAGCCAGCCATCGAGACCACACTGATGATCCTGCCGGAGGGGCTGGCCGACTTCGACGACTACCTGGATCTGTTAGGCGTCGCCGAAGCATTGCTCGAGGCGGAGGGGTACGCGGGGATTTACCAGTTGGCGAGCTTTCACCCTGACTATGTTTTCGAAGGCGTCGCGGCGAGCGATCCCGCCAATTACACCAACCGTTCACCCTGGCCGATGTGGCACCTCCTGCGCGAGCGCAGTGTCGAGGCCGCCGTGGCGAATCATTCCGCGCCGGAGTCGATCCCCGAGGATAATGTCGCTACCTTGCGTGAAATCGGCAGCGCCGCGTTGGCCGAGCAGTGGGCGGCGTGTCGTCGCGTGCGGGCGAGCGATTGA